From Hydractinia symbiolongicarpus strain clone_291-10 chromosome 11, HSymV2.1, whole genome shotgun sequence, the proteins below share one genomic window:
- the LOC130614171 gene encoding uncharacterized protein LOC130614171, whose protein sequence is MQKVKDAIDRLNNALDGLSSSTTSTQNNPNQNIFQSPNSHPSPNLHPSPQHQRILQDFNKQFPALNAGGSRYRPQAKKPRLSNNFIKDTWTHKFCALSYKDTSVSPNTRELMELNQVGLGIEKVVFPSKTGTHAMLLEELTKAYPKLSSQSGGIELLRAESGGINRPLVLIPPRKDGYSISYLKNLVPGHAVIYIRPVQSDLPMEEPTMDSGIEVNCVRCNQKYPLNDLRFHQAYCQLDDDIFPEMIDDEAGPSNEKEVGSTSPHIDTLSAMFPRISKATIQDILRNTKSIDVAANILSEKSASENMSDMLQIKCVDKDMSLKEILNQITSLASENDTITLEIERDNLWMESLRFYKRNLVNSQVMTKKLIIEFKGEDGLDGGAMKTEYFNLLLEEVN, encoded by the exons ATGCAGAAAGTGAAAGACGCTATAGACAGACTGAATAATGCATTGGATGGTCTGTCATCATCAACAACAAGTACTCAAAATAATCCAAATCAGAACATCTTCCAGAGTCCAAACTCACATCCAAGTCCAAACTTACATCCAAGTCCACAACATCAGAGAATTCTACAAGATTTCAA TAAGCAATTTCCAGCGTTGAATGCTGGTGGTAGCCGATATCGCCCACAAGCAAAGAAACCACGTCTCTCTAATAACTTCATTAAGGACACATGGACCCATAAATTCTGTGCACTGAGCTACAAAGATACATCAGTTTCACCTAATACACGTGAATTAATGGAGCTAAACCAAGTTGGTCTCGGAattgaaaaagttgtttttccttcCAAAACTGGAACACATGCTATGCTTCTGGAAGAGTTAACAAAAGCTTATCCAAAATTATCATCACAGAGTGGTGGCATTGAACTTCTGAGGGCTGAGAGTGGTGGAATAAACCGACCATTGGTgttgataccaccaagaaaaGATGGTTATTCTATcagctatttaaaaaatttagtaccCGGTCACGCTGTAATATACATCAGACCAGTGCAGAGCGACTTACCAATGGAGGAACCAACTATGGATTCAGGTATTGAAGTTAACTGTGTACGATGTAATCAGAAATATCCGTTAAATGATTTAAGATTCCATCAAGCTTATTGTCAACTTGATGATGACATTTTTCCAGAGATGATAGACGATGAAGCTGGGCCATCGAATGAAAAAGAAGTAGGAAGTACTTCTCCCCATATCGATACTTTGTCGGCAATGTTTCCTCGAATCTCTAAAGCCACAATTCAGGACATTTTACGGAATACCAAATCTATCGATGTGGCAGCCAATATTTTGAGTGAGAAAAGTGCAAGTGAAAATATGTCTGACATGCTGCAAATTAAATGTGTAGATAAGGACAtgtctttaaaagaaattctcaATCAAATTACATCTCTTGCTTCAGAAAATGATACAATCACTTTGGAAATTGAACGTGACAATCTTTGGATGGAATCCTTGAGATTTTACAAAAGGAACCTTGTGAATTCTCAAGTTATGACCAAAAAATTGATCATTGAGTTTAAAGGAGAGGACGGCCTTGATGGTGGGGCAATGAAAACCGAATATTTCAACCTTTTGTTAGAAGAAGTTAATTAG